One Defluviimonas aquaemixtae DNA segment encodes these proteins:
- a CDS encoding DUF7146 domain-containing protein, with amino-acid sequence MTSPATELSRQLSQNAEAVCRHFLSNGRKQGHYWLVGDVQNTPGRSMFVRLSGPLFGIRAAGKWTDAATGEHGDLLDVIRETCGLVDFKDVADEARRFLSLPLPDPPRQHSPHSQPPAATGSQEAARRLFAMAVPIRGTPAETYLRGRGIGTADRMTSLRFHPACFYRPEGGGPVVRLPAMLAAITDLEGRQTGTHRTWLRPDGHDKADIDTPRRAMGALLGNGVRFGVPADVLIAGEGIETVLSVRSALPEIPALAALSSGHLAAIRFPAGLRRLYVLRDRDPAGAAARDRLATRAAETGIEAMTLTPRLGDFNDDLRRYGLAALQARLRLYLHADDAAQFVPV; translated from the coding sequence ATGACGAGCCCCGCCACCGAGCTTTCGCGCCAGCTTTCCCAGAATGCGGAAGCGGTGTGCCGACACTTTCTATCGAACGGCCGGAAGCAGGGTCACTACTGGCTGGTTGGCGACGTTCAGAACACACCGGGCCGATCCATGTTCGTTCGGCTATCCGGGCCCCTGTTCGGCATCCGTGCCGCCGGAAAATGGACCGATGCAGCCACGGGGGAGCATGGCGATCTACTCGATGTCATCCGCGAAACCTGCGGCTTGGTCGACTTCAAGGACGTTGCCGATGAGGCCCGACGCTTCTTGAGCCTGCCCTTACCTGATCCTCCCCGACAGCATTCTCCACATTCACAGCCACCAGCTGCCACCGGATCTCAGGAAGCGGCGCGACGCCTGTTCGCAATGGCCGTGCCGATCCGTGGCACTCCGGCGGAAACCTATCTGCGCGGGCGCGGCATCGGAACGGCCGACCGAATGACAAGCCTGCGGTTCCATCCCGCCTGTTTCTATCGGCCCGAAGGCGGCGGGCCGGTCGTGCGGCTTCCGGCCATGCTGGCCGCCATCACCGATCTCGAGGGCCGCCAGACCGGGACCCATCGCACCTGGCTGCGCCCGGACGGGCACGACAAGGCCGATATCGACACACCGCGGCGCGCGATGGGCGCTTTGCTCGGGAACGGGGTGCGGTTCGGCGTGCCCGCTGACGTGCTCATCGCGGGCGAGGGGATCGAGACGGTTCTTTCCGTGCGCTCGGCTCTGCCCGAAATACCCGCCCTCGCGGCGCTGTCGTCGGGACACCTGGCCGCCATCCGGTTTCCCGCTGGTCTGCGGCGGCTCTACGTGTTGCGCGACCGTGATCCGGCGGGCGCGGCGGCAAGGGATCGGCTAGCCACTCGCGCAGCCGAGACTGGCATCGAGGCGATGACCCTCACGCCTCGACTGGGCGACTTCAACGACGATCTCCGGCGCTATGGTCTGGCGGCCTTGCAAGCGCGTTTGCGGCTTTATCTCCACGCCGACGACGCCGCGCAGTTCGTGCCGGTGTGA
- a CDS encoding DUF2493 domain-containing protein — translation MTLDPETDAHEPHHSTSSTAHVLTELQLYGWRPYEDEPDPRPLPEGCQIAGAVADILDVLVATLGDTRLEPELDELLWGAVNLFHRALARAERQLDDNEQAQRRLQREQDGSEVKSLELERLLAEGQSMVERRTALELFRDLAAEGFEQHLGKPWHPRTGSRVSHRNLTAAMIDSRDFLTARRRAEAQLLLPDGPKVAVTGGADFNDHRLIWARLDRVHAKHPDMVLLHGGSPKGAELIASRWADHRMVPQVAFRPDWTKHGRSAPFKRNDAMLDVLPIGVLVFPGTGIQENLADKARKLGIPVLKHHSGA, via the coding sequence ATGACCCTCGATCCCGAAACCGATGCCCATGAGCCGCATCACAGCACGTCCTCGACCGCCCATGTCCTGACCGAACTCCAGCTCTACGGCTGGCGTCCCTACGAGGATGAACCCGATCCGCGCCCCTTGCCCGAGGGCTGCCAGATCGCCGGTGCCGTCGCCGATATCCTCGACGTCCTTGTCGCGACGCTCGGTGACACACGCCTCGAACCCGAACTAGACGAACTCCTCTGGGGTGCGGTCAACCTCTTCCACCGGGCGCTCGCCCGGGCCGAGCGGCAACTCGACGACAACGAACAGGCACAGCGTCGCCTGCAGCGGGAACAGGACGGCTCCGAAGTCAAATCCCTCGAACTCGAACGCCTTCTGGCTGAGGGGCAGAGCATGGTCGAACGGCGCACCGCGCTGGAACTCTTCCGCGACCTCGCGGCGGAGGGCTTCGAGCAACACCTCGGCAAGCCCTGGCATCCCCGGACCGGCTCGCGCGTCAGCCATCGAAACCTGACCGCCGCGATGATCGACAGCCGGGATTTCCTCACAGCCCGCCGCCGGGCCGAGGCGCAGCTGCTTCTGCCCGACGGTCCCAAGGTGGCCGTGACCGGCGGGGCGGATTTCAACGATCACCGCCTGATCTGGGCGCGGCTTGACCGGGTCCATGCCAAGCACCCGGACATGGTGCTGCTCCACGGCGGCTCACCCAAGGGCGCGGAACTCATCGCCTCCCGCTGGGCCGATCACCGCATGGTGCCTCAGGTCGCGTTCCGGCCCGACTGGACCAAGCACGGTCGCTCGGCCCCGTTCAAACGCAACGACGCGATGCTGGACGTTCTTCCGATCGGGGTGTTGGTCTTCCCCGGCACCGGGATCCAAGAGAACCTTGCCGACAAGGCCCGCAAGCTGGGTATCCCGGTCCTCAAGCATCACAGCGGCGCGTAA
- a CDS encoding AAA family ATPase, with product MTVHLTARIAWHDNGWDGRICEHPELNSYCVGCQSYPGDVIARERQVNQEMANAGRPISDLKSSELPPCVYSANAFGPDTIRGYSNPPDFFFDGASRAEWDIAPATTCVWPYEAMYSEDVYENGKLDNNRRSENADAFFASIEAANSLIFYYANYSNPFSEEENPRYVLVGVSRVKNVSDRLLYDDVSDDISARFAGGMIWGRNVTSLYPDEGLRLPYHLYRDDPEALNKFVVYPDNPRTCKYGARLLTNDDAIGLLEQFLGAIRELKALGDESENWDERERWILGCIAELWNKRGLYPGLLNVMRFLRADQATDHARRLMAEGKSKEAHKLFFDAVDHNVEVAPYGLMGKPLSKLARQWLLKPDDARTLLRDVLPRLDLTLDQIERIVSEDERLRAEHGLTGDCSAPAENPYVLSERYVGDSPDDTIPWGTIDRGVLPSPELGGEPLADMEYDDARRFRALCVEQLKREPNQTFRAADGILAEVNARLQKLPEWKSAHFTARYFEVDRATLEEALVLREEENRLWLYLQDVYDDERDIEDALTNLSGRADVQLQRPFSESDWQNEILDKKSSLLAKARELYTQAVAAQAEACELIFRRPLAVVTGAAGTGKTTVICAIIRAVRQTEGDGAPVTVMAPTGKASDRVRAKLHERGIERVETSTVHSFLAKGGWLNNNLTFRRSGVKRKGGGTIIVDEASMLDLGLMASLVRAIDWRQVRRFILVGDPNQLPPIGRGRVFADTIVWLDRKDNGSIARLDQNLRQMGNAISGQGTAILDLADLFVGASAREDGDATSPQAEALLSAVHKGGNVDTDLRVIYWDDPATLAERLIKELETDMSTHTGQALNEDKPYELWRTAFEWMPEKYQVLTPHRAELHGVEALNEALQQRVARGTMNWFGAVDGITLFDKVIQYRNRPKSNPIWAYNFNTRKSERSEIFNGEIGFVQKHGFDVKKNRFRMKRFQVKFARKDHLGFAYGRDLPNGGSESVESNLELAYAISVHKAQGSEFQHTYVLVPKSKARSLSSELIYTALTRATRHCTLLVQGDISTLLSARRPENTQTALINSFLYEGYFHAVPDELVHRKDWYEEGKIHEALSGDMVRSKSELIIANLLHERGVAFEYETPLIAPDGTMFLPDFSVTWNGETWYWEHWGMMSSEIYAKHRDKKKTWYAKHFNGKLLETFEGPTLSADAARIIDGHFL from the coding sequence ATGACTGTTCATTTGACGGCGCGAATTGCTTGGCATGACAACGGTTGGGACGGCCGCATTTGCGAACATCCAGAACTGAACAGTTACTGTGTAGGATGCCAGTCCTACCCTGGCGATGTTATTGCCCGCGAGCGGCAAGTAAATCAGGAAATGGCAAATGCCGGAAGGCCGATCTCAGATTTAAAAAGCTCTGAGTTACCGCCCTGCGTCTATAGTGCCAACGCATTCGGGCCGGACACAATACGTGGATATTCAAACCCACCCGACTTCTTTTTCGATGGCGCTAGCCGTGCGGAATGGGACATTGCTCCGGCAACAACATGTGTATGGCCATACGAGGCTATGTATAGCGAAGATGTCTACGAGAACGGGAAGCTGGACAACAACCGGCGCTCCGAGAACGCCGACGCATTCTTCGCAAGTATTGAAGCTGCGAACAGCTTGATCTTTTACTATGCGAACTATTCCAACCCCTTCAGCGAGGAAGAAAATCCTCGCTATGTGCTGGTCGGGGTTTCGCGGGTCAAGAACGTCTCCGATCGCCTGCTTTACGACGACGTGAGCGATGACATCAGCGCGAGATTTGCAGGAGGGATGATTTGGGGGCGCAACGTGACCTCACTATACCCCGATGAAGGGTTGCGTCTCCCATATCATCTTTATCGAGATGACCCCGAGGCGCTCAATAAATTTGTGGTCTATCCGGACAATCCGCGGACTTGCAAGTATGGCGCTCGACTTCTGACCAACGATGACGCCATTGGACTGCTTGAGCAATTTCTCGGCGCCATCCGAGAGTTGAAGGCTCTCGGCGATGAAAGCGAGAACTGGGACGAGCGGGAGCGCTGGATTCTTGGTTGCATTGCCGAGCTTTGGAATAAGCGCGGTTTGTACCCCGGTCTACTCAACGTCATGCGGTTTCTTCGAGCCGATCAGGCAACCGACCATGCTCGTCGTCTCATGGCAGAAGGTAAGTCAAAAGAAGCGCACAAGCTCTTCTTTGACGCTGTGGATCACAATGTCGAGGTGGCGCCCTATGGCCTCATGGGAAAGCCGCTGTCCAAGCTGGCAAGGCAGTGGTTGCTCAAGCCGGACGATGCTAGGACCCTGCTCAGGGACGTGCTGCCACGGCTCGATCTGACTCTCGATCAGATCGAAAGGATTGTCAGCGAAGACGAACGCTTGCGGGCAGAGCATGGGCTGACAGGCGATTGCAGTGCCCCTGCGGAAAACCCCTACGTTCTCTCGGAGAGATATGTCGGCGATAGCCCCGACGACACCATCCCATGGGGGACGATAGATCGTGGGGTGCTGCCTTCGCCGGAACTGGGAGGCGAGCCTCTCGCGGACATGGAGTATGACGATGCAAGGCGCTTTCGGGCGCTTTGCGTGGAGCAGTTGAAGAGAGAGCCGAACCAGACCTTCAGGGCTGCGGACGGCATTCTTGCAGAAGTGAATGCACGCCTGCAGAAGCTTCCCGAATGGAAGTCCGCACACTTCACGGCAAGATATTTCGAGGTCGATCGCGCAACGCTTGAAGAAGCGCTGGTGTTGCGTGAGGAAGAAAACAGACTTTGGCTCTATCTGCAGGACGTCTATGACGATGAGAGAGACATTGAAGACGCACTAACAAATCTGTCCGGGCGCGCTGACGTTCAGTTGCAGCGCCCGTTCTCCGAAAGCGATTGGCAGAATGAAATTCTCGACAAGAAAAGCTCTCTTCTCGCCAAAGCACGGGAGCTATATACGCAGGCGGTAGCGGCTCAGGCAGAAGCCTGTGAACTAATCTTCCGCCGCCCACTGGCCGTCGTGACCGGCGCTGCTGGCACAGGAAAGACGACTGTCATTTGCGCAATCATACGGGCTGTCCGTCAGACCGAAGGAGACGGCGCGCCTGTTACTGTCATGGCACCAACCGGCAAAGCCTCGGACCGCGTCCGCGCAAAGCTTCATGAACGCGGAATTGAACGCGTCGAGACCTCTACCGTCCACTCGTTTCTGGCCAAGGGCGGCTGGCTGAACAACAACCTGACCTTCAGGCGAAGCGGAGTAAAGCGTAAGGGCGGCGGCACAATCATCGTGGACGAAGCCTCGATGCTTGACCTTGGGCTTATGGCCAGCTTGGTTCGTGCAATAGATTGGCGACAGGTGCGCCGGTTCATACTCGTTGGTGACCCCAATCAGCTTCCTCCTATCGGAAGAGGCCGGGTATTCGCGGATACGATTGTCTGGCTCGACCGAAAAGACAACGGAAGTATTGCGCGTCTCGATCAGAACCTCCGGCAAATGGGGAATGCCATTTCGGGGCAAGGCACCGCCATACTCGACCTTGCTGACCTGTTCGTAGGTGCGTCGGCGCGTGAGGATGGAGACGCAACCTCACCGCAGGCTGAGGCCCTCCTATCCGCCGTTCACAAAGGCGGAAATGTTGATACAGACCTTCGCGTCATCTACTGGGACGACCCTGCAACGCTGGCAGAGCGACTAATCAAAGAACTCGAAACAGATATGTCTACGCATACCGGCCAGGCATTGAATGAGGACAAGCCCTACGAACTCTGGCGAACTGCTTTTGAGTGGATGCCGGAAAAATACCAAGTCCTTACGCCGCACCGCGCAGAGCTTCATGGCGTTGAAGCTCTGAACGAAGCACTGCAGCAGCGGGTAGCAAGGGGGACGATGAATTGGTTTGGCGCTGTGGACGGTATCACGCTTTTTGACAAGGTAATCCAATATCGGAACAGGCCCAAGTCCAACCCGATCTGGGCGTACAACTTTAACACCCGGAAATCAGAACGCTCAGAGATATTCAATGGTGAGATCGGCTTCGTGCAGAAGCATGGGTTTGACGTGAAGAAGAACCGGTTTCGAATGAAGCGGTTTCAGGTCAAGTTTGCAAGAAAGGATCACCTTGGATTTGCCTATGGGCGCGATCTCCCAAATGGCGGATCGGAAAGTGTGGAAAGCAACCTTGAGCTTGCCTATGCGATCTCAGTACACAAAGCGCAAGGGAGCGAATTTCAACATACCTATGTCTTGGTGCCGAAATCGAAAGCGCGCTCGCTTTCATCTGAATTGATCTATACGGCGCTCACACGCGCAACTAGACACTGCACCCTTCTCGTTCAGGGCGATATCTCGACTTTGCTATCGGCCAGGCGGCCAGAAAACACTCAGACTGCTTTGATCAACTCCTTCCTTTACGAGGGATACTTTCACGCCGTCCCCGACGAGCTAGTCCACCGCAAAGACTGGTATGAGGAAGGAAAAATCCACGAAGCCCTAAGTGGCGACATGGTCCGTTCGAAATCTGAATTGATCATTGCGAACTTGCTTCACGAGCGTGGTGTCGCTTTTGAATATGAAACGCCATTGATCGCGCCCGACGGTACGATGTTCCTTCCCGACTTCTCGGTGACTTGGAACGGTGAGACGTGGTACTGGGAACACTGGGGAATGATGTCATCGGAAATATACGCAAAGCACCGGGACAAGAAAAAGACTTGGTATGCAAAGCACTTCAATGGAAAGCTTCTTGAGACTTTTGAGGGGCCCACTCTGAGCGCCGACGCAGCTCGAATCATCGATGGCCATTTCTTGTAG
- a CDS encoding single-stranded DNA-binding protein, with amino-acid sequence MQNIVILAGNIGQTPETRTTQGGTSITNFTLATSRPRYSEGRVVRDENGYRVQDTEWHRITCFNGLGKTVQQYCEKGMKLLVRGRIHYTKWTDAAGVDRYGCEIIAETVDFLTKAKQAEDEDPSFIDDEDDQS; translated from the coding sequence ATGCAGAACATCGTCATCCTCGCCGGCAACATCGGCCAGACCCCCGAGACCCGCACCACCCAGGGCGGCACCTCGATCACCAACTTCACCCTTGCCACCTCTCGCCCGCGCTATTCCGAAGGCCGGGTCGTCCGCGACGAGAACGGCTACCGCGTCCAGGACACCGAATGGCACCGCATCACCTGCTTCAACGGCCTCGGCAAGACGGTCCAGCAGTATTGCGAGAAGGGGATGAAGCTCCTAGTCCGTGGCCGCATCCACTACACCAAGTGGACCGACGCCGCGGGCGTCGATCGCTACGGCTGCGAGATCATCGCCGAGACGGTCGACTTCCTGACCAAGGCCAAGCAGGCCGAGGACGAGGATCCCTCATTCATCGACGATGAGGACGACCAGTCCTGA
- a CDS encoding DNA -binding domain-containing protein: MAQGETTFLDAPPDSNTLTEYDRSHMVLYLRLFDAAEEGADWREVVEILFGLDPKSDPERCRDVYDSHLERVRWMTEHGYRELLQRGGDRPSG; this comes from the coding sequence ATGGCACAGGGCGAGACGACATTCCTGGATGCTCCGCCGGACAGCAATACGCTGACCGAGTATGATCGATCGCACATGGTTCTCTACCTCCGCTTGTTCGACGCTGCCGAGGAAGGCGCCGATTGGCGAGAAGTGGTCGAGATCCTGTTCGGCCTCGATCCGAAGTCGGACCCCGAGCGCTGCCGGGACGTCTACGATAGTCACCTGGAACGGGTCCGCTGGATGACCGAGCACGGCTATCGCGAGCTACTCCAGCGCGGCGGCGACCGCCCAAGCGGCTGA
- a CDS encoding transcriptional regulator domain-containing protein, producing MPSESSGWRSSAEYDYVEDLSASDLAWEWLRRNKRYAQDYAALSKAAPDDASLKDALLDKWGLRFRGRSQPPGSKGLRALGPPDRSLGGRAAEGSGGLERRGGTDDPA from the coding sequence ATGCCGTCGGAATCGTCCGGCTGGCGTTCCTCGGCAGAGTACGACTACGTCGAAGACCTGAGCGCGTCCGATCTTGCCTGGGAATGGCTGCGCCGCAACAAGCGCTATGCACAGGATTACGCGGCCCTCTCCAAGGCCGCACCGGACGACGCGTCTCTGAAAGATGCGCTTCTCGACAAATGGGGGTTGCGATTTCGCGGTCGATCCCAACCTCCCGGCTCCAAAGGCCTGCGCGCTCTGGGACCCCCGGATCGATCCCTCGGTGGTCGTGCTGCAGAAGGTTCCGGAGGTCTTGAGCGGCGGGGCGGAACCGACGATCCTGCCTGA
- a CDS encoding DUF2285 domain-containing protein — MVVLQKVPEVLSGGAEPTILPEGTTRCAQDGLHHLFGPGRQVRLQLLQEDPDSNALVALVPLNQDGFARLNAIYRLLAQLHGRKIPADKRLTHQKRMRAKRMLQAYDGRVARASQREIAEVVFRLSRVSRDEWQSAPERFAVMALLRDARKMVDGGYHALLRSRSVRR, encoded by the coding sequence GTGGTCGTGCTGCAGAAGGTTCCGGAGGTCTTGAGCGGCGGGGCGGAACCGACGATCCTGCCTGAAGGGACAACCAGATGCGCCCAGGACGGCCTCCACCATCTTTTTGGTCCGGGGCGGCAGGTTCGCCTGCAGCTTCTGCAAGAAGATCCGGACAGCAATGCGCTTGTGGCGCTCGTCCCGCTCAATCAAGACGGCTTCGCCCGACTCAATGCTATCTACAGGTTGCTCGCACAGCTTCACGGCAGAAAGATTCCTGCCGACAAGCGCCTCACCCACCAGAAGCGAATGCGTGCCAAACGCATGTTGCAGGCATATGACGGGCGCGTGGCCCGAGCGTCGCAGCGCGAGATAGCCGAAGTTGTCTTTCGGCTATCCCGGGTCAGCCGGGACGAGTGGCAAAGCGCGCCGGAGCGCTTCGCGGTCATGGCCTTGCTGCGCGACGCGCGAAAGATGGTTGACGGCGGGTATCATGCGCTGCTGCGTTCGAGGAGCGTGCGACGATGA
- the qatD gene encoding Qat anti-phage system TatD family nuclease QatD, with translation MRPHYVDFHTHLDLYPDLARAIAACDRKRVATLAVTTTPKAFERNVKLSANSDFVRIGLGLHPQLVADRHLEIELFEKLLPQTRYVGEIGLDRGPAHYRSFELQQSVFGRILRACAQQGDKIMSLHSVRAAKPVLDMLDEYLSPDRARVVLHWFNGSHSDVRRAVDRGCYFSINERMLNSKSGKRLLCDIPNDRILTETDGPFVLRGDEPIAPGDVQRAVEMMATILGTQTEEIRRQILSNLRILTAER, from the coding sequence ATGCGGCCTCACTACGTGGATTTCCATACGCATCTCGACCTCTATCCCGATCTCGCGAGAGCAATTGCGGCCTGCGATCGCAAGCGCGTAGCGACCTTGGCGGTCACGACGACCCCAAAGGCGTTTGAAAGGAATGTCAAACTTTCTGCGAACAGCGACTTCGTAAGAATTGGGCTCGGTCTTCATCCGCAGCTCGTCGCTGATCGGCATCTTGAGATTGAACTGTTCGAGAAGCTCCTGCCGCAGACGCGTTACGTAGGTGAGATCGGGCTTGATCGCGGGCCCGCTCATTATCGCTCTTTCGAGCTACAACAGTCAGTCTTTGGCAGAATTCTTCGAGCCTGCGCTCAGCAAGGCGACAAGATTATGAGTTTGCACAGCGTCCGAGCGGCGAAACCAGTTCTGGATATGCTCGATGAATACTTGTCGCCGGACCGAGCGCGAGTTGTATTACACTGGTTCAATGGCAGCCACTCGGACGTCCGACGGGCAGTCGATAGAGGATGCTACTTCTCGATAAATGAGCGCATGCTCAATTCCAAAAGCGGCAAGCGCCTACTGTGCGACATTCCAAACGATCGGATACTGACGGAAACCGACGGACCATTCGTGCTCCGCGGCGACGAGCCGATTGCGCCAGGCGACGTCCAGAGAGCCGTTGAGATGATGGCAACAATCCTAGGAACTCAAACCGAGGAAATTCGTCGCCAGATCCTTTCAAATCTACGTATCTTAACGGCAGAACGATAG
- the qatC gene encoding Qat anti-phage system QueC-like protein QatC, translated as MRRFSLIGRLGPDDKSKIKLVQSDSDVFEIDFLDGDLRMGFGIGHALDQLASLGMRPSEKGIDLVVLAALVNAGDTRVSRRLNAQDGWTREIDLYVPVSAAAAWTTSTGSIESMLRFLSGDRWRVFFRDRPKRTRTLAVAPKRLAIDGLTKVSLLSGGLDSLIGAVDLLSGSERPLFVSHYWDSETAKAQAYILDRLENRFSKEAFKSLRVRLGFDKHHLTTGETENTQRGRSFLFYSLATLAASAIEGRSTVDIPENGLIALNVPLDPLRFGALSTRTAHPHFIASMQRLIDALSLDVELDNPYRHMTKGEMVANCADKPFLEKIVENSMSCSSPAKARYKKLSPRHCGYCVPCLIRRASLEVGLDGDDETVYTIEDLKGHILASDQPEGEHVRSFQLMAKRIRAKPDLAKILVHKPGPLHDKPDEIPDYADVFRRGVLEVAELLKGVRARPGG; from the coding sequence ATGAGAAGGTTCAGTCTGATCGGCCGGCTCGGTCCCGACGACAAGAGTAAGATCAAATTGGTCCAGTCCGACTCCGACGTATTCGAGATCGATTTCCTGGACGGTGACCTGCGCATGGGCTTCGGCATCGGTCACGCGTTGGACCAACTCGCTTCCCTCGGGATGCGACCATCGGAGAAGGGAATTGACCTCGTCGTCCTCGCCGCGCTCGTCAACGCCGGGGACACGAGAGTCTCCCGAAGGCTGAACGCTCAAGACGGCTGGACCCGCGAGATCGATCTCTACGTCCCGGTTTCTGCTGCCGCGGCCTGGACGACGAGCACTGGATCGATCGAGTCGATGTTGCGCTTCCTCTCCGGGGATCGGTGGCGTGTCTTCTTCCGCGACCGGCCGAAGAGAACCAGAACTCTCGCTGTCGCTCCGAAACGCCTGGCGATCGACGGACTGACAAAGGTGAGCCTCCTGTCCGGTGGTTTGGACAGTCTCATCGGCGCAGTCGATCTCCTGAGCGGGAGTGAACGTCCGCTGTTCGTCAGTCACTACTGGGACAGCGAGACTGCCAAAGCCCAAGCCTATATCCTCGACCGGTTGGAAAACCGGTTCTCCAAAGAGGCCTTCAAGAGCCTCCGGGTGCGGCTGGGGTTCGACAAGCACCATCTCACCACCGGGGAGACGGAGAACACCCAACGGGGACGATCCTTCCTCTTCTACTCACTGGCGACACTGGCAGCGTCGGCGATAGAAGGACGGAGCACGGTCGACATACCGGAGAACGGCCTAATCGCGCTCAACGTGCCCCTCGATCCCTTGCGATTCGGGGCGCTGAGCACGCGGACGGCGCATCCGCACTTCATCGCTAGCATGCAGAGGCTGATCGATGCTCTCTCCCTCGATGTCGAACTAGACAACCCATACAGGCACATGACGAAGGGCGAGATGGTAGCGAACTGCGCCGACAAACCTTTCCTTGAGAAGATCGTGGAAAACTCCATGTCTTGCTCGTCGCCGGCGAAGGCGCGTTACAAGAAGCTCTCCCCCCGACACTGCGGGTACTGCGTTCCGTGCCTGATCCGTAGAGCTTCGCTCGAAGTCGGTCTCGATGGAGACGATGAGACGGTCTACACGATTGAGGATTTGAAGGGGCATATCCTGGCCTCCGACCAACCCGAAGGAGAGCACGTCCGGTCCTTCCAGTTGATGGCCAAGCGGATCAGGGCGAAGCCGGATCTTGCGAAGATACTGGTTCACAAGCCCGGTCCGCTCCATGACAAGCCGGATGAGATACCGGACTATGCCGACGTGTTTCGACGTGGCGTCCTTGAAGTCGCCGAGCTCCTGAAAGGTGTTCGTGCACGACCGGGCGGGTGA
- the qatB gene encoding Qat anti-phage system associated protein QatB: protein MGTSGTFGGSKNGLVPSWVDEPASPPAVAPDNAEPDSTDGDGNGGPDQNGGAPAGPAPAQAYPPIPAVPASSGLGGARGNITRGARASDERAMRRGAGRYVSASGGGRAAASRMPNSRAVAGGVAGLARNFVNQGPAEALRRFNLEGMAGAPAEDVFVALTDMLCPAGGTIDEAIARDAMLETVADLAAAGVGNFDELSADDLREFFIGVVSRSIEGKILNEVGTNAIAAPSDIGGVERAQAMLHDFVEGCVRDEFDARGTDLSDLDAAAIDSFVDDLYGAALDLVEALGDDG from the coding sequence ATGGGGACGTCCGGAACATTCGGCGGCTCCAAAAACGGGCTGGTTCCAAGCTGGGTCGACGAGCCCGCGTCGCCGCCCGCGGTCGCACCCGACAATGCCGAGCCGGACTCCACAGACGGTGACGGGAACGGTGGACCGGATCAAAACGGGGGGGCGCCGGCTGGGCCGGCGCCCGCTCAGGCATACCCGCCGATACCTGCCGTTCCAGCGAGTTCGGGTCTCGGTGGCGCTCGCGGGAACATCACGAGGGGTGCGCGAGCATCCGACGAGCGAGCCATGCGGCGAGGCGCAGGCCGATATGTAAGTGCGAGCGGTGGAGGACGCGCCGCGGCGAGCCGTATGCCAAACTCACGCGCCGTGGCCGGCGGCGTGGCTGGCCTCGCGAGGAACTTCGTCAATCAGGGTCCGGCAGAGGCGCTGAGGCGGTTCAATCTTGAGGGCATGGCAGGGGCTCCCGCCGAGGACGTGTTCGTCGCTTTGACGGATATGCTGTGTCCTGCAGGCGGCACAATTGACGAAGCGATCGCGAGGGACGCGATGCTTGAGACAGTCGCCGATCTAGCCGCCGCTGGTGTCGGGAACTTCGATGAGCTCTCCGCAGACGATTTGCGCGAGTTCTTCATCGGGGTCGTAAGCCGTTCGATTGAAGGTAAAATTCTCAATGAGGTAGGGACCAACGCCATCGCGGCGCCCTCTGACATCGGCGGGGTCGAACGAGCGCAAGCCATGTTGCATGACTTCGTCGAAGGTTGTGTGCGTGATGAGTTCGACGCGCGCGGAACCGATCTGAGCGACCTGGATGCGGCGGCCATCGATAGCTTCGTCGACGACCTCTACGGCGCAGCACTCGATCTGGTCGAGGCCTTGGGAGACGACGGATGA